One Succinivibrio dextrinosolvens DNA window includes the following coding sequences:
- the rppH gene encoding RNA pyrophosphohydrolase, with protein sequence MIDKDGFRPNVGIVICNRSGQVLWARRIRQNSWQFPQGGVDSGESPENAMYRELYEELGLTKNDVKLLASTKFWLKYRLPKRLVRWNEKPLCIGQKQKWYLLCLNKDKSERIEFNRKGHPEFDDWRWVSYWYPVRQVVAFKRDVYRQVLSIFSQVALFGPHSVNYKRNTRTTRRVR encoded by the coding sequence GTGATTGATAAAGACGGATTTAGACCTAATGTAGGTATTGTAATCTGCAACCGCTCAGGTCAGGTTTTATGGGCTCGAAGAATCAGGCAGAATTCTTGGCAGTTTCCTCAGGGAGGAGTTGATTCTGGTGAATCTCCTGAGAACGCTATGTATCGAGAGCTCTATGAGGAGTTAGGTTTAACCAAGAATGATGTAAAGCTTCTGGCTAGTACAAAGTTTTGGCTTAAGTACAGACTCCCTAAAAGACTGGTTCGCTGGAATGAGAAACCTTTATGTATCGGACAGAAACAGAAATGGTATTTACTCTGTTTGAATAAAGATAAATCTGAACGTATTGAATTTAACCGCAAAGGTCATCCTGAATTTGATGACTGGCGCTGGGTAAGTTACTGGTATCCGGTCCGGCAGGTGGTTGCATTTAAAAGAGATGTGTATCGACAGGTCCTGAGTATTTTTTCTCAGGTAGCTCTGTTTGGTCCGCATTCTGTGAATTATAAAAGGAATACCAGAACAACGAGGAGGGTAAGGTAG
- the ptsP gene encoding phosphoenolpyruvate--protein phosphotransferase: MSESQNSILLALRKIIQEVSSKKSFEDAINTLVDLIRDATNADCCSLYLLSSRKSILKLAATEGLQKDSIGKATLQIGEGLVGLVAQKQELINLANAPDHPNFKYLPDVGEDEYQSFLGVPVINQGELLGVLVIQCKENRVFGEQEETLLITLSAQIASIISITRTIKENEDFRVSRYKGKTGSGSIAIAQAVVWKPPVTFETIQIMYSDEKDIQSELFHQTIFQLQMEMDRANLYLQENSHSKASSGYMSGYGIMLDDPTFEDEVDNEIFENGYVAASAIKVVTMRRIKAAENDGYKEKIRDMRDFASILITRLVHLAPKETELSSPVVLVVQSMPAALVAEMTKDKIAGFICIDSATSSHTAILARDLGIPAVIGVNIDINDVDGRTIIVDGQNAEVLIDPSSSLIDEYMQLIAASKKQNDLFNAGKYEKAVTQDNKGICIQLNAGLNHDDDDLPEQTDGIGLYRTEISFMLCDSLPSEDQQVGWYRKLLSQFKGIPVCMRTLDVGGDKSLSYLPIEENNPALGWRGVRVCIDQPNILKTQLRAMLIANKDFGNLEIMIPMVSRLEEVVIVKRLLNEAIYEIEEETGAKIPSPRFGVMIEVPCVAFMLDELASECDFFSIGSNDLISYLFAADRANPKVSKLFDAFNPAAVRCFKYLIDRANSLQRPIAVCGEIAGSPIGCMLLMSLGYTRLSMNYSQISMVKYIVKNINLQDLQSVGKQAMALNSSVKIKQLYIEYAKSKGLYSVIDTLSLGKNL, from the coding sequence ATGTCTGAAAGTCAGAACTCAATATTGCTAGCCCTACGTAAAATTATTCAGGAGGTGTCTTCAAAAAAGTCCTTTGAGGATGCCATAAATACACTTGTAGATCTGATACGGGATGCGACTAATGCAGATTGCTGTTCGCTCTATCTGCTTTCATCTCGAAAGAGTATCTTAAAGCTTGCAGCCACCGAAGGCCTGCAGAAGGATTCTATCGGCAAGGCAACGTTGCAGATAGGTGAAGGTCTGGTTGGTCTTGTGGCTCAGAAACAGGAACTTATAAATCTTGCTAATGCTCCGGATCATCCTAATTTCAAATATCTTCCGGATGTTGGGGAGGATGAGTATCAGTCTTTTTTAGGTGTACCTGTAATCAATCAGGGAGAGCTTCTTGGTGTTCTGGTTATTCAGTGTAAGGAAAACCGTGTTTTTGGTGAACAGGAAGAAACCTTACTTATAACTCTTTCAGCTCAGATAGCCTCAATTATTTCCATAACTAGAACCATAAAGGAAAATGAGGATTTCAGAGTATCCCGCTACAAGGGTAAGACAGGGTCCGGTTCAATTGCTATTGCTCAAGCGGTGGTTTGGAAACCTCCTGTAACTTTTGAAACCATTCAGATTATGTATTCTGATGAGAAGGATATTCAGTCAGAGCTTTTCCATCAGACAATCTTCCAGCTGCAGATGGAAATGGATAGAGCAAATCTCTATCTACAGGAGAATTCTCATTCAAAGGCATCCTCAGGCTATATGTCTGGTTATGGCATTATGCTTGATGATCCAACCTTTGAAGATGAGGTTGATAACGAGATTTTTGAAAATGGTTACGTTGCAGCTTCTGCAATCAAGGTTGTAACCATGAGAAGAATCAAAGCTGCAGAGAATGATGGATATAAGGAAAAGATTAGGGATATGCGGGATTTCGCCTCAATCCTGATTACAAGACTGGTTCATCTGGCTCCTAAGGAGACAGAACTGTCATCTCCAGTAGTCTTAGTCGTTCAGAGTATGCCTGCGGCTTTGGTTGCCGAGATGACAAAGGATAAGATTGCAGGGTTTATCTGTATTGATAGCGCAACTTCTTCTCATACAGCAATTCTGGCAAGGGATCTTGGTATTCCGGCTGTTATCGGTGTTAACATTGATATTAACGATGTTGATGGCAGAACCATAATTGTGGATGGTCAGAATGCAGAGGTTCTTATTGATCCTTCATCAAGTCTTATTGATGAGTATATGCAGCTTATAGCTGCATCTAAAAAGCAGAATGATCTCTTTAATGCCGGCAAGTATGAGAAGGCTGTTACTCAAGATAACAAAGGAATCTGTATTCAGCTTAATGCTGGTCTGAATCACGATGATGACGATTTGCCAGAGCAGACTGACGGTATCGGGTTATACCGAACAGAGATCTCCTTTATGCTGTGTGACTCTCTGCCATCGGAAGATCAGCAGGTGGGCTGGTACAGAAAGCTTCTGTCTCAGTTCAAGGGGATTCCTGTATGTATGAGAACACTGGATGTTGGCGGAGATAAGTCTCTATCCTATCTTCCAATTGAAGAGAATAATCCGGCCTTGGGATGGAGAGGTGTTCGAGTCTGCATTGATCAGCCAAATATTCTTAAGACTCAGCTTCGTGCAATGCTTATTGCTAACAAGGATTTTGGAAACTTGGAGATAATGATTCCTATGGTATCCAGACTTGAGGAAGTTGTAATTGTCAAGAGACTTCTGAATGAGGCTATCTATGAAATTGAGGAAGAAACAGGAGCTAAGATTCCAAGTCCAAGATTCGGTGTGATGATTGAGGTTCCTTGTGTGGCCTTTATGCTTGATGAGCTGGCCAGCGAGTGTGATTTCTTCTCGATCGGTTCAAACGACCTGATTTCATATCTGTTTGCAGCGGACAGAGCAAATCCAAAAGTATCAAAGTTGTTTGATGCTTTTAATCCCGCTGCGGTCAGATGCTTTAAGTATCTAATCGACAGAGCAAATTCTCTTCAGAGACCTATTGCGGTCTGTGGTGAAATTGCAGGATCCCCAATCGGCTGTATGCTGCTGATGTCACTAGGCTATACAAGGCTTTCAATGAACTACTCTCAGATTTCTATGGTTAAGTATATCGTTAAGAATATTAATCTTCAGGATCTTCAGTCTGTAGGCAAGCAGGCGATGGCATTGAATTCAAGTGTCAAAATCAAGCAGCTTTATATTGAATATGCGAAGTCAAAGGGACTTTATTCAGTCATTGACACTTTATCATTAGGCAAGAATCTTTAA
- a CDS encoding thymidylate synthase — MQVYLDLLKKIMEEGTDREDRTGTGTRSIFGTQMRFDLSKGFPLVTTKKCHLKSIIHELLWFISGSTNIKYLQENGVRIWNEWADENGDLGPVYGKQWRDFETPDGRHIDQLSNAIEMIKHNPESRRIIVCAWNPSDVDRMALPPCHTLYQFYVANGKLSCQLYQRSADMFLGVPFNIASYSLLTMMIAKECNLEYGDFVWSGGDTHIYKNHFEQVQLQLTREPRPLPQMNILRKAPSIFDYKYEDFELVGYDPHPAIKGVVSV; from the coding sequence GTGCAGGTATATCTGGATTTATTAAAGAAAATCATGGAAGAGGGAACCGACCGTGAAGATAGAACCGGTACTGGTACCAGATCAATATTCGGTACTCAGATGCGTTTTGATCTTTCAAAGGGCTTTCCTCTAGTAACTACCAAAAAATGTCACTTAAAATCAATTATACACGAGCTTTTATGGTTCATTTCTGGCTCAACCAACATCAAGTATCTGCAGGAGAATGGTGTGCGCATCTGGAATGAATGGGCTGATGAGAACGGTGATTTAGGTCCTGTCTACGGCAAGCAATGGCGTGATTTTGAAACTCCAGACGGACGTCATATCGATCAGCTTTCAAATGCTATTGAAATGATAAAGCACAATCCAGAGTCCAGACGTATTATTGTATGTGCATGGAATCCTTCTGATGTTGACAGAATGGCTCTGCCTCCTTGTCACACCCTGTATCAGTTCTATGTCGCAAACGGAAAGTTAAGCTGCCAGCTGTATCAGCGTTCAGCTGATATGTTCCTTGGGGTACCTTTCAATATTGCAAGCTACTCTCTTTTAACCATGATGATTGCTAAAGAATGCAATCTTGAGTATGGCGATTTTGTTTGGTCAGGTGGCGATACCCACATCTATAAGAATCATTTTGAGCAGGTTCAGCTTCAGCTGACCCGTGAGCCTAGACCTCTTCCTCAGATGAATATTCTGCGCAAGGCTCCATCTATTTTTGATTACAAGTATGAAGATTTTGAACTGGTAGGGTATGATCCTCATCCTGCTATTAAGGGAGTTGTATCTGTCTGA
- a CDS encoding succinate dehydrogenase assembly factor 2 encodes MIEVTGKVKWQSRRGMRELDLMLLPFVEQDLQNCDEKFLADYVDLLEATDLQLVRWFNGTEMADTQSRRDVIAYIKKCHATRMGKEGV; translated from the coding sequence ATGATTGAAGTTACAGGAAAAGTTAAGTGGCAGTCAAGACGAGGAATGCGTGAGCTTGATCTGATGCTTCTTCCATTTGTTGAGCAAGATCTGCAGAACTGTGACGAAAAGTTCCTTGCAGATTATGTTGATCTGCTTGAAGCAACCGATCTTCAGCTTGTCAGATGGTTCAACGGTACAGAAATGGCTGATACACAGTCTCGCAGGGATGTGATTGCTTATATTAAAAAATGCCATGCTACACGTATGGGTAAAGAGGGCGTTTAA
- a CDS encoding DEAD/DEAH box helicase, whose amino-acid sequence MLFSELGLPEFLVENINKLGWKTPTPVQTLVLPKAMEGFDILGGAPTGTGKSAAFLLPIIARLSLEKKSGIRAIILEPTRELAMQVESVCSELIGGFNNLSAGTIIGGGSREVQRENPSSIIAATPGRLIEYIEKGWIDTSSVEMFVIDEADRMLDMGFRDDVAKITRELYNRYQTLLFSATLEGAGIEEFASSVLNDPIEVRLGAGGEEDEVLPEFLQSRAYYAAGDPQKIRILHHLLTTIKGKSIVFVKTKERLQRLDASLRRLGFKCASIQGDLSMSERKAALKNFSAGDKDILIATDVAARGLDLPDVTHVYNFDMPANAAIYVHRAGRTARAGEKGVVTTLVMANEITFLEKIERYTGKDIEKRAIKNVCAEFPTEKTLGHHQSEKKRSRASVGGNGGFDKKKKEEDKKTHKKNRLRDKKNKGKPDFAAKRAKKAARARSE is encoded by the coding sequence ATGCTATTTTCCGAATTAGGTCTACCAGAATTTTTAGTTGAGAACATTAATAAATTAGGTTGGAAAACACCAACCCCTGTCCAGACACTGGTTCTTCCAAAGGCTATGGAAGGTTTTGATATTTTGGGGGGAGCACCTACCGGAACTGGTAAGTCTGCTGCTTTTTTACTTCCGATCATTGCAAGACTGTCTCTTGAGAAGAAGAGCGGTATCCGTGCAATTATTCTGGAGCCTACCAGAGAACTTGCAATGCAGGTTGAAAGTGTCTGCTCTGAGCTTATCGGAGGCTTTAATAATCTGTCTGCTGGTACTATTATTGGTGGAGGTTCAAGAGAGGTTCAGCGTGAAAATCCAAGTTCAATTATTGCTGCAACACCTGGCAGACTGATTGAGTATATTGAAAAGGGATGGATTGATACTTCTTCGGTTGAAATGTTCGTGATTGATGAAGCCGACAGAATGCTGGACATGGGCTTTAGGGATGATGTTGCTAAAATCACCAGAGAACTCTATAACCGCTATCAGACTCTGCTGTTCTCCGCAACTCTTGAAGGTGCAGGAATCGAAGAGTTTGCTTCATCTGTTCTAAACGACCCCATAGAGGTTCGTCTTGGGGCTGGCGGTGAAGAAGATGAGGTTCTTCCTGAATTTTTGCAGTCCCGCGCATATTATGCTGCTGGAGATCCGCAGAAAATTAGAATTCTTCACCATCTATTGACTACTATTAAAGGTAAGTCAATTGTTTTTGTTAAGACTAAGGAACGTTTGCAGCGACTTGATGCAAGTCTGCGCCGTTTGGGGTTCAAGTGCGCCTCTATTCAGGGTGATCTTTCCATGAGTGAGAGAAAGGCGGCACTTAAAAATTTCTCCGCTGGTGACAAAGATATTCTGATTGCAACTGATGTTGCTGCAAGAGGTCTTGATCTGCCGGACGTAACTCATGTGTATAACTTTGATATGCCGGCCAATGCCGCTATTTATGTCCATAGAGCAGGCAGAACTGCCAGAGCAGGAGAGAAGGGCGTAGTAACCACTCTTGTTATGGCTAATGAAATCACCTTCCTTGAGAAAATTGAACGCTATACAGGCAAGGATATCGAAAAACGCGCAATCAAGAATGTCTGTGCGGAGTTCCCTACAGAAAAGACTTTGGGACATCATCAGTCAGAGAAGAAACGTTCCCGTGCTTCAGTAGGCGGCAATGGTGGATTTGACAAGAAAAAGAAAGAAGAAGATAAGAAAACTCACAAAAAAAATAGACTGCGCGATAAGAAGAATAAGGGTAAACCTGACTTTGCTGCAAAGCGTGCAAAGAAGGCAGCCAGAGCCCGCAGTGAATAA
- the nagA gene encoding N-acetylglucosamine-6-phosphate deacetylase, whose translation MAVTVIRNAQLHLTSEEFVDVDTVAIMDHRIVPMSPALLEDGTAEEIDVKGCHVCPGFIDLLVNGCAGVSFAQTPSIDTLESMRRWQSSHGTTTFVPTMISGPRENLSKAIAAVAEFKEKHPTVCPGLHMEGPFISSSHPGFQPSGYIRPYAPADFDFFLENKDAIAYVTIAPEVVRPKGIVELLNNRIKLSIGHSSATYYEAMQAFKAGITNVTHLFNGMKAPVGREPGLVGATLQSEKVFASVIADGKHVHPALVNLAHKVLGDRFYIVSDAQSVAGMSKAPASFVLGGTEIFVDHKRGLIDAKGSFAGTTISMFDGVKFLVQSCGFSLDDALYAACTAPARALGLNEYGRIEGGFIADMVVFDDEFKIQYVVQNGYVKNSLELI comes from the coding sequence ATGGCAGTTACCGTAATCAGAAATGCTCAGCTGCATTTGACCTCCGAAGAGTTTGTGGATGTTGATACCGTTGCAATTATGGATCATAGAATTGTTCCTATGAGTCCAGCTCTTCTTGAAGACGGTACTGCCGAAGAAATAGATGTTAAGGGCTGTCATGTCTGTCCCGGCTTTATTGATCTTTTGGTAAACGGCTGTGCCGGTGTATCGTTTGCTCAGACTCCATCCATTGATACGTTGGAATCAATGCGTCGTTGGCAGTCATCTCACGGTACCACAACCTTTGTTCCAACCATGATTTCCGGACCTAGAGAGAACCTTTCAAAAGCTATAGCTGCAGTTGCTGAGTTTAAAGAAAAGCATCCTACAGTATGTCCTGGTCTGCACATGGAAGGCCCCTTTATTTCGAGTTCCCATCCTGGCTTTCAGCCTTCTGGCTATATACGTCCATATGCTCCAGCTGATTTTGATTTCTTCCTTGAGAACAAAGATGCTATTGCCTATGTGACTATTGCCCCTGAGGTTGTAAGACCTAAAGGTATTGTTGAACTGTTAAACAACCGTATAAAGCTTTCTATCGGACACAGTTCCGCAACCTACTATGAGGCTATGCAGGCTTTCAAGGCTGGTATCACCAATGTTACTCATCTATTTAATGGAATGAAGGCTCCCGTTGGTCGTGAGCCAGGTCTGGTTGGAGCAACGCTCCAGAGTGAAAAGGTTTTTGCTTCTGTTATTGCTGACGGAAAACATGTACATCCTGCACTTGTAAATCTTGCTCATAAGGTTTTAGGAGATAGATTCTACATTGTTTCTGATGCGCAGTCAGTAGCAGGAATGTCCAAAGCTCCAGCAAGCTTTGTCTTAGGAGGAACCGAAATCTTTGTTGATCACAAGCGTGGTCTTATTGATGCAAAAGGATCTTTTGCCGGTACCACTATTTCTATGTTTGATGGTGTTAAGTTCTTGGTACAAAGCTGTGGATTTTCTCTTGATGATGCTCTGTACGCCGCATGTACAGCCCCTGCTAGAGCGCTGGGACTAAATGAGTACGGTCGTATTGAAGGCGGTTTTATCGCTGATATGGTTGTGTTTGATGATGAGTTTAAAATTCAGTATGTGGTACAGAACGGATACGTAAAGAATAGTTTAGAGTTGATTTAA
- a CDS encoding MurR/RpiR family transcriptional regulator, with the protein MAINILDRIANETELTKSERKLASIILKNPASVINENIAQLAKRAGVSEPSVFRFCKRFGAEGFPAFKLVLSSLVSSQNLKKIESVKQGDTVGDIASKVIDGAKVSVSATERNVDEAMLARVIDVVSQSHRIVVLSQGLSSFIAVDFVTRMLNLGFACESYTDRNSMLLALSTLRLGDVVIAFSSTGCNRDILDMAELIKSNSACLVGVCPDDSKLSEKADLILKSSDTVDITNDSVFSNRLSLLLLSQMIIGGVMLRRGIAISDLKDKVVHARKKAYAYEIAPEDEEPPVQEEVDDGSIKPGAPITTLDWRY; encoded by the coding sequence ATGGCTATAAATATTTTAGACAGAATTGCAAATGAAACAGAGCTGACAAAATCAGAACGTAAATTAGCCTCAATTATTCTGAAGAATCCTGCTTCTGTCATTAACGAGAATATTGCTCAGCTGGCCAAAAGAGCAGGAGTTTCAGAACCTTCTGTATTCAGATTCTGTAAGCGTTTCGGCGCAGAAGGCTTTCCTGCATTCAAGCTTGTGTTAAGTTCTCTGGTTTCATCTCAGAATCTTAAAAAAATTGAGAGTGTTAAACAGGGAGATACTGTAGGAGACATCGCCTCAAAGGTAATTGACGGTGCCAAGGTGAGTGTATCTGCAACCGAGAGAAATGTCGATGAAGCTATGCTGGCCCGTGTTATTGATGTGGTAAGTCAGTCTCATCGCATTGTGGTTTTATCTCAGGGCTTATCCTCTTTTATAGCCGTTGATTTTGTCACCAGAATGCTAAATCTTGGTTTTGCATGTGAATCTTACACTGACAGAAACTCAATGCTGCTTGCTTTATCAACACTTCGTCTTGGGGATGTGGTTATAGCCTTCTCATCTACAGGCTGTAACAGGGATATTCTGGATATGGCTGAACTCATTAAGTCCAATAGTGCCTGTCTGGTTGGTGTATGTCCTGATGACTCAAAACTTTCTGAGAAGGCAGATCTGATTCTCAAATCTTCAGACACAGTTGATATAACCAATGACTCTGTATTCAGCAATCGTCTGTCTCTACTTCTTTTATCTCAGATGATCATTGGAGGAGTAATGCTGCGACGCGGTATTGCAATATCCGATCTTAAGGATAAGGTTGTTCATGCTAGAAAGAAAGCCTATGCGTATGAGATTGCTCCAGAGGATGAAGAGCCTCCTGTTCAGGAAGAAGTTGATGATGGCTCTATTAAACCAGGTGCTCCTATTACTACACTGGATTGGCGATACTGA
- a CDS encoding aldo/keto reductase, with protein sequence MKLRHFFPLLAGISLGASVSATSIDNHMPYLTLSDGSRIPQLGCGVWELNGQEAYKSVTESIKLGYRLIDTAQYYRNELETYQAVLDSGIPREEFYITTKLNPSNGSSEKNIRDSLDRSLKNLGGKIDLVLIHWPFSNDEMAWRIMEEYVQAGKFRSIGLSNYSPDALRRILKIAKVKPVLNQVELHPYNSKYPTVAEYEKEGVKVEAWSPLGAGRQGLLRDPVIADIAKAHGKSSAQVILRWDLQRGIITIPRSKNPAHIKENISIMDFQLSDEEMKQIDALNRDDALWDI encoded by the coding sequence ATGAAATTAAGACATTTTTTCCCTTTACTTGCAGGTATTTCTTTAGGAGCAAGTGTTAGTGCAACTTCAATAGATAATCATATGCCTTATCTAACCTTGTCTGATGGTTCTCGAATACCACAGTTGGGCTGTGGAGTTTGGGAGCTTAACGGTCAGGAGGCATATAAGTCTGTAACAGAATCTATTAAATTAGGATACAGACTGATTGATACCGCTCAATACTACAGAAATGAGCTTGAAACCTATCAGGCTGTATTAGATAGCGGTATCCCTCGAGAAGAGTTCTATATCACAACAAAACTTAATCCTTCAAATGGTTCCAGTGAAAAAAACATACGAGATTCTTTAGACAGAAGTTTAAAGAATCTTGGAGGAAAGATAGATTTGGTTCTTATTCATTGGCCATTTTCTAACGATGAGATGGCATGGAGAATCATGGAAGAATATGTTCAGGCAGGAAAATTCAGATCTATTGGTCTTAGCAACTACAGTCCTGATGCTTTAAGAAGGATTCTTAAGATTGCCAAGGTTAAACCTGTATTGAATCAGGTAGAGTTACATCCATACAACTCAAAATATCCTACTGTTGCAGAATATGAGAAAGAAGGTGTAAAGGTTGAGGCCTGGTCACCTTTAGGCGCAGGAAGACAAGGGCTCTTAAGAGATCCTGTAATTGCTGATATAGCTAAAGCTCATGGAAAAAGTTCAGCTCAGGTTATTCTAAGATGGGACCTTCAAAGAGGAATCATCACTATTCCTAGATCAAAGAATCCTGCACATATTAAAGAAAATATCTCAATAATGGATTTTCAGTTAAGCGATGAAGAAATGAAGCAGATTGATGCTTTAAATCGCGATGATGCCCTATGGGATATTTAG
- a CDS encoding NTP/NDP exchange transporter — MNLESFLDRVLNLKQKEGSYAVLAFLLFFCIFCSYSVLRPVRDTMGITSGVDSLQWLFTATFAVSITVQIPYFYVLGKISRKIILPVVFSFFGANLLLFAYLMAHEIAPVITGRTFYVWLSVYNLAVISLGWSVLNDILKPSQSKRLFAIAASGSSAGSIIGPMITATAVKYTGIFPLILISLAFLAMASLTVYYLFSIRSEQCDTDESAQSVNNYLERKINGSILEGFLSTFKSRYLLMIAFFVILASTANTFLYFAQVRIIADSFADKSEQTFVFSVIDLIVNTATIILQLFITGRLAENFGLKPLIAVVPVLILICFVVLIFIPVLSVIVMAMIVRRVGEYALVRPGKEMLFSVVSLDEKYKSKNFIDTVIYRGGDVFSAFLTQGAEALGGMILSFATGAIMAIVWIINALYLSKLFNHKSQEKL, encoded by the coding sequence ATGAACCTAGAGTCATTTCTGGACAGAGTCCTGAACCTTAAGCAGAAAGAAGGAAGTTATGCCGTACTAGCATTTCTGCTATTTTTCTGTATTTTCTGTTCCTACTCGGTTCTTCGTCCTGTACGAGACACCATGGGTATTACAAGTGGTGTAGATAGTCTTCAGTGGTTATTCACAGCGACCTTTGCTGTTTCTATTACTGTACAGATCCCTTATTTTTATGTCTTAGGAAAAATATCAAGAAAGATAATACTTCCTGTTGTATTCTCTTTTTTCGGAGCTAATCTTCTATTATTTGCCTACCTGATGGCACATGAAATAGCTCCTGTAATAACAGGAAGAACATTTTATGTCTGGCTTTCTGTCTACAATCTTGCTGTGATTTCTTTAGGCTGGAGTGTTCTTAATGACATTCTGAAACCATCTCAGAGCAAGCGTCTTTTTGCCATTGCCGCATCAGGCTCAAGTGCAGGCTCAATTATCGGACCGATGATCACAGCAACTGCTGTTAAATACACCGGAATTTTTCCGTTAATTCTGATTTCCCTAGCCTTTCTTGCCATGGCATCGCTGACTGTATATTATCTTTTTTCCATAAGGTCAGAACAGTGTGATACGGATGAGTCAGCACAGAGTGTAAACAACTATCTCGAAAGAAAAATCAACGGAAGTATACTTGAAGGATTTTTGAGCACCTTTAAATCCAGATACTTACTGATGATTGCCTTTTTTGTGATTTTAGCATCCACAGCCAACACCTTTCTGTACTTTGCTCAGGTTAGAATTATTGCAGACTCATTTGCAGACAAGTCCGAACAGACTTTTGTCTTCTCGGTTATCGATCTTATTGTAAATACCGCCACTATTATTCTGCAGTTATTTATTACAGGACGTTTGGCAGAGAATTTTGGACTAAAGCCTCTAATTGCGGTTGTCCCTGTTCTGATTCTTATCTGCTTTGTGGTACTGATATTTATACCTGTTCTTTCAGTTATTGTTATGGCAATGATTGTCCGCAGAGTAGGAGAATATGCGCTGGTACGTCCTGGTAAGGAAATGCTTTTTAGCGTTGTAAGTCTGGATGAGAAATATAAATCCAAGAACTTTATTGATACAGTAATCTACAGAGGCGGAGATGTATTCAGTGCCTTTCTAACCCAGGGGGCTGAAGCTTTAGGCGGTATGATTCTATCGTTTGCAACCGGAGCCATAATGGCTATTGTATGGATTATTAATGCATTATATCTTTCAAAACTTTTCAACCATAAGTCTCAGGAGAAACTATGA
- a CDS encoding alpha/beta hydrolase, whose protein sequence is MLSIHAGESAATPITIDEQGSFTVGGSYKQHTGTWSQENFISENGQRAYGDFAYVEYQKPVNAKKHPLVFQHGGAQSKRTWESGPDGREGFNTMFVRAGYSVYLVDQPRSGESNLSTKAVTPDTPWAANPMYGDKTLYVLSRIGHFDDSGKPVPNAQFPEGEKYYQAFQQSWTIGSGPLDNDLNAEVLSELVKQQKDGAILVTHSMGGTIGWRTAIRTDKVKAIIAYEPGGTPFIFPENDMPKITEAKFKALSATAMGVPMDDFMKLTKIPVVLYYGDYIKVGSDNVGEDKWGTEYEMAKQFVETINRHGGDATLIHLPDIGIKGNSHFLMQEKNNREIFELTLDWLQKKGLDK, encoded by the coding sequence TTGTTATCTATACATGCAGGAGAATCTGCAGCTACTCCAATTACCATCGACGAACAGGGATCTTTCACAGTAGGCGGCAGTTATAAACAGCACACTGGAACCTGGAGCCAGGAAAATTTTATTTCTGAAAATGGACAGCGAGCATATGGAGACTTTGCATATGTAGAGTACCAGAAACCTGTGAATGCAAAGAAACATCCACTTGTTTTCCAGCATGGAGGAGCTCAGTCAAAGCGCACCTGGGAATCAGGACCAGATGGAAGAGAAGGATTCAACACTATGTTTGTTCGAGCTGGTTATTCTGTTTATCTTGTAGATCAGCCTCGCAGTGGAGAATCAAATCTTTCAACAAAAGCTGTTACTCCAGATACTCCTTGGGCAGCAAATCCTATGTATGGAGACAAAACGCTCTATGTTCTCTCGCGTATTGGTCATTTTGATGACAGTGGAAAGCCTGTTCCTAATGCACAGTTTCCTGAAGGAGAAAAGTATTATCAGGCCTTCCAGCAAAGCTGGACAATAGGTTCAGGTCCTCTTGATAACGACCTTAACGCAGAAGTGCTTTCTGAACTGGTTAAACAGCAGAAAGACGGCGCTATACTGGTCACACACTCCATGGGTGGAACAATAGGATGGAGAACTGCCATTCGAACAGATAAAGTAAAAGCAATCATCGCCTATGAACCAGGTGGTACTCCTTTCATCTTTCCAGAAAATGATATGCCCAAAATTACAGAGGCAAAGTTTAAAGCCCTTTCTGCTACTGCAATGGGTGTACCAATGGATGATTTCATGAAACTGACAAAAATACCTGTTGTTCTTTATTATGGAGATTACATAAAAGTCGGCTCCGATAATGTCGGAGAAGATAAATGGGGGACTGAATATGAGATGGCAAAACAGTTTGTTGAAACCATCAATAGACATGGTGGTGATGCAACACTGATACATCTTCCTGACATTGGCATAAAAGGTAACTCTCACTTTCTGATGCAGGAAAAAAATAATAGAGAGATCTTTGAACTAACTTTAGACTGGCTACAAAAAAAAGGACTAGATAAGTAG